A single Oncorhynchus tshawytscha isolate Ot180627B linkage group LG01, Otsh_v2.0, whole genome shotgun sequence DNA region contains:
- the LOC112250124 gene encoding forkhead box protein Q1, translating into MKLEVFSATHFIPLEVCSHSDAEGTVPSPLSGDELGSDGDCVANSPTPATTSSADGKGKPYTRRPKPPYSYIALIAMAIRDSGSGKLTLAEINNYLMNKFLFFRGSYTGWRNSVRHNLSLNDCFLKVLRDPSRPWGKDNYWMLNPNSEYTFADGVFRRRRKRISKCRSSVGSNKDIKTPDEETRFSSTPSAPSREERVMGAKFSSSSSSFSIDSILSKPFIRREDRDHTDADSAYTNPGAHRCYWPAGAHHMLPHTLGYPPVSPAMAHAHAQQLYHQASSGASRMLHAYRCSLAEQAEHSRDPRTAVHMTSQGYMPNSDAAFSRVKMHTAQGGSCHPFQIDSLLS; encoded by the coding sequence ATGAAACTTGAAGTGTTTTCCGCAACCCACTTCATTCCCTTGGAGGTGTGCAGTCACAGTGATGCAGAGGGAactgtcccctctcccctatcCGGGGATGAGCTGGGCTCAGACGGGGACTGCGTGGCCAACAGTCCAACACCTGCCACCACGAGCAGCGCCGATGGCAAGGGGAAGCCCTACACCCGCAGACCCAAGCCACCCTACTCCTACATCGCACTCATTGCTATGGCCATCCGGGACTCCGGCAGCGGCAAGTTGACTCTAGCTGAGATCAACAACTACCTGATGAATAAATTCCTGTTCTTCCGTGGCAGCTACACTGGCTGGCGGAACTCGGTGCGCCACAACCTGTCGCTGAATGACTGTTTCCTCAAGGTGCTCCGGGACCCGTCCAGGCCCTGGGGCAAGGACAATTACTGGATGCTGAACCCGAACAGCGAGTATACCTTCGCCGACGGGGTGTTCCGGCGCAGGAGGAAGCGCATCAGTAAGTGCCGATCCAGCGTTGGTTCCAATAAGGACATCAAGACCCCAGACGAGGAGACTCGCTTCTCGAGCACTCCATCTGCGCCCTCCCGGGAGGAGAGGGTAATGGGAGCTAAATTCTCCAGCTCTTCCAGCTCCTTCTCCATCGATAGCATCCTCAGTAAGCCCTTCataaggagggaggatagagaccACACTGATGCAGACAGTGCATATACCAACCCCGGTGCCCACCGGTGCTACTGGCCCGCCGGTGCCCACCACATGCTGCCCCACACCCTGGGCTACCCACCCGTATCCCCTGCTATGGCGCACGCACATGCACAGCAGTTGTACCACCAGGCCAGCTCAGGCGCGTCGCGCATGTTGCACGCATACAGGTGCAGCCTCGCGGAGCAAGCCGAGCACAGCAGGGACCCACGCACAGCTGTCCACATGACGTCACAGGGCTACATGCCAAACTCCGATGCTGCTTTCTCCCGGGTGAAGATGCACACAGCGCAAGGTGGCAGCTGTCATCCTTTCCAGATAGACTCATTGCTCTCCTAA